One Ignavibacterium album JCM 16511 genomic region harbors:
- a CDS encoding serine hydrolase domain-containing protein — protein sequence MNLLKRKSPFVYIRILILFISFILISSTNLYSQKNDIETFKKLSSYLQTYIDYKRIPSISAGVYRKDKIYWLDAKGLIDLENFVPAKNSSLYRIASITKSITAVAVMQLYEKGIIDLDAEINTYVPYFPKKKWKLTVRHILNHTGGIRSYKSDEEFNSKMFYSTTRDAVLTFANDDLLFEPGTRYNYTSLGYSLLAALIENVSKTSFENYLRKNIFEPAGMKSTRVDRQRSIIYERVRGYEKSPDRRFINSPLADLSLKVAGGGLISTSEDLLLFVKALFDGILISKSTLEMMTKPTILKTGQKINYGFGFSLSDPSDSIKWFGHEGRGTGFSSGLIILPEEEIAAVYLINIRDRNLGNPARDLIQIIKGKEIRITKTLADHLFDKYNSFGIDSLLFEFNRLYDIQDPEFNFSIDECVYVGTALSDINRIADAIRYLRVLNRRNPNNFVILKALGDAYNKDKNDGLALRYYREALELKPDDSYVKNMIDKLTKK from the coding sequence ATGAATCTATTAAAAAGAAAATCTCCATTCGTTTATATCAGAATTTTAATTCTGTTTATTTCTTTTATTTTAATCTCCTCAACTAATCTTTATTCACAGAAGAACGATATTGAGACTTTCAAAAAGTTATCATCATATCTTCAAACTTATATTGACTATAAACGAATTCCTTCAATCTCTGCAGGAGTCTATAGAAAGGATAAAATTTATTGGCTCGACGCAAAAGGACTAATTGACCTTGAAAATTTTGTCCCTGCAAAAAACAGTTCGCTTTACAGAATTGCTTCAATTACAAAATCAATTACAGCTGTAGCTGTAATGCAGCTTTATGAAAAAGGTATAATTGACCTTGATGCTGAAATCAATACATATGTTCCATATTTTCCAAAGAAGAAATGGAAACTCACTGTCAGACATATTCTTAATCATACAGGAGGAATTCGCTCTTATAAAAGTGACGAAGAGTTTAACAGCAAAATGTTTTATTCCACAACCCGTGATGCCGTACTAACTTTTGCAAATGATGATCTTCTTTTTGAACCAGGAACAAGATATAACTATACATCACTTGGTTACTCACTCTTAGCTGCATTAATTGAAAATGTTTCAAAAACTTCTTTCGAGAATTATTTGAGAAAAAACATTTTTGAACCTGCCGGAATGAAATCAACAAGAGTCGATAGGCAAAGGAGCATTATTTATGAAAGAGTCAGAGGGTATGAAAAATCTCCGGACAGAAGATTTATTAACTCACCACTAGCAGATTTGAGTTTGAAAGTCGCCGGAGGAGGATTAATTTCAACCTCTGAAGATCTACTACTTTTTGTAAAAGCATTATTCGACGGAATATTGATTTCCAAATCAACTTTAGAAATGATGACTAAACCAACTATTCTTAAAACCGGGCAAAAGATCAACTATGGATTTGGATTCTCATTATCTGATCCATCTGATTCTATAAAATGGTTTGGACATGAAGGAAGAGGGACAGGATTTTCCTCAGGTTTAATTATATTGCCAGAAGAAGAGATAGCTGCTGTTTATCTTATAAATATCCGTGACAGAAATTTGGGCAATCCTGCAAGAGATTTAATTCAAATAATAAAAGGAAAAGAAATACGAATCACTAAAACCCTGGCAGATCATCTTTTTGACAAATATAATTCTTTCGGAATTGATAGTCTGCTTTTTGAATTCAACAGACTTTATGATATTCAGGACCCGGAATTTAATTTCAGTATTGATGAATGTGTTTATGTCGGAACAGCACTTTCTGATATAAATAGAATTGCTGATGCAATTAGATATCTTCGTGTTCTCAACAGAAGGAATCCAAACAATTTTGTAATACTTAAAGCTCTTGGAGATGCATATAACAAAGATAAAAACGATGGACTTGCTCTAAGATATTACCGTGAAGCACTTGAATTGAAACCAGATGATTCATATGTAAAAAATATGATTGACAAGCTCACCAAAAAGTAA